One window of the Anopheles cruzii chromosome 2, idAnoCruzAS_RS32_06, whole genome shotgun sequence genome contains the following:
- the LOC128277805 gene encoding deoxynucleoside triphosphate triphosphohydrolase SAMHD1 homolog: MERTDNNESGSFVFFVSEGSNLFRQLSIQSTKLWSHSSFYATLKQIGLLGNRLALSWFSRRLRRDEISEEMSSENGREFWYDDEVYGLVKLPSYIRDVTAVEEFQRLKYLKQLGTSDAKYDGADHSRFEHSLGACYLAGRLLDSLSWTHTIDDGDRKCVLLAAVLHDVGHGPFSHTWEKFVGAYGERWKHEECSVKLVNRILRRATDLSDGEIALVCSLISGSASDLLTPDRRYLAQIVSADVDVDRCDYLQRDSYHVPNIIQPSRPFREIFERAKIVRVGDESLLAYDLRDYALVYEMAGARQELHRRCYEDPNVLAGELMVCDALHEAERAGFRFSRNGQCERLSKVHNNLELFMYLNDSIIEELLSSKLPGLEKTKEIITRYRKRNLYQQIMTSPVDLSEKINRYNQSQHEAVVRQAFRHIQSTKQWFGDFNVHFYTHNLAGAIVIVPAANAEEHVFVNGCQREFEDEVKEYIIYCTSSDSEVRRATKHHFMNADKATIES; encoded by the exons ATGGAACGCACAGATAACAACGAATCAGGTtcctttgttttcttcgttagCGAAGGAAGCAACTTGTTCCGGCAACTCTCTATTCAGTCTACAAAACTCTGGTCGCACAGTAGTTTCTATGCGACATTGAAACAGATCGGACTTCTTGGCAATAGATTGGCGTTATCTTGGTTCTCGAGAAGACTCCGCCGAGACGAAATATCAGAAGAAATGAGCTCGGAAAACGGTAGGGAGTTTTGGTACGACGATGAAGTATACGGTCTGGTAAAACTGCCATCGTACATTCGGGATGTGACCGCAGTGGAAGAGTTTCAGCGGCTGAAGTATTTGAAGCAGCTGGGTACGTCGGACGCCAAATATGATGGAGCCGATCATAGTAGATTCGAACACTCGCTGGG CGCTTGCTATTTGGCTGGACGTTTGCTGGATTCTTTAAGTTGGACTCACACGATTGATGATGGGGATCGGAAATGTGTTTTG TTGGCCGCCGTACTACATGATGTTGGCCATGGACCGTTCTCGCATACttgggaaaagtttgtcgGAGCATACGGTGAACGTTGGAAG CACGAAGAATGCTCGGTGAAACTCGTTAACAGAATATTGCGACGCGCAACGGATCTCTCCGATGGAGAAATTGCGCTGGTATGCAGTTTAATAAGTGGAAGTGCGTCCGATTTGCTGACTCCCGATCGTCGCTACCTGGCGCAGATTGTGAGTGCCGACGTGGATGTAGATCGGTGCGACTACCTTCAGCGCGACTCCTACCACGTGCCGAACATCATACAACCGTCGCGCCCCTTTCGGGAGATTTTCGAACGGGCTAAGATCGTTCGAGTTGGCGACGAATCGTTATTGGCGTACGATCTGCGTGATTACGCGTTAGTGTACGAGATGGCCGGTGCCCGCCAAGAGCTCCATCGCCGCTGTTATGAGGATCCAAATGTACTGGCCGGCGAACTGATGGTGTGTGACGCACTGCACGAAGCGGAACGAGCAGGATTTCGTTTCTCTCG CAATGGACAATGCGAACGTCTTTCTAAAGTTCATAACAATCTGGAGCTGTTTATGTACCTAAATGATAGCATTATCGAAGAACTCCTGTCCAGCAAACTTCCTGGGTTGGAGAAAACCAAAGAAATTATTACACGCTATCGAAAGCGTAATTTATATCAACAAATCATGACGTCTCCTGTCGATCTTAGTGAAAAg ATCAACAGATATAACCAATCCCAACACGAGGCAGTGGTAAGACAAGCTTTTCGTCATATACAATCCACAAAGCAGTGGTTCGGTGATTTCAACGTTCATTTCTACACACACAATCTTGCTGGGGCAATCGTGATCGTTCCGGCTGCAAATGCCGAAGAACACGTCTTTGTGAACGGGTGCCAGAGAGAGTTTGAGGACGAGGTAAAGGAATACATCATTTACTGCACCAGCAGCGATTCAGAAGTGCGACGAGCAACGAAACATCATTTCATGAACGCAGACAAAGCAACCATTGAAAGCTAG
- the LOC128266918 gene encoding tonsoku-like protein — MAHQEQKLIKKKSKYANEDNYAALAETCQRLGELYQEREEHQRALNEFKLAAKAYDKLDRRMDRGLAYRMVGEMYLMMGQFKEALQNVQAYMRAAQREGNRKELQRALVTIGRVHLHRAECQPKSSAGSDLKEAERAFRKSLTLCKDLHGSISKHDLMEMEAGIYLNLGITLDRQDKVDDAQEHMERAIKLAREADLFELLHTCYNTMALSASRWEHEDSVLHHGKTLRLLNHAQEVASRLHNRASKMCQTLLLKSNFFLRMGDFQSARQTLKKAYRLKTPVAADAAQIEKLLKVLVAMCRTEDELVTTESANYGRRKALYERMGDGSCQLRLYAKAIDYYRRMLECAEEAGEVGVQLIPCYVSLYQTFIDNRQYEEALEFLWKEYGVIADEPKEAYQTLMQIAKIYERQKARPFFDADGIYRRARSEAQKLGSRELERTALQRAIKLLRNNGADILADQLEQEAIAAGIELTSAALPDSEELPDTEDLPPIAAEMGDDGNEEEDAHDTPNIGDNIQLDVDLSDDSDSEQQWNSKAPASSGSRSTSDRSGATPGSRTRKRGTAFAVRRNNKGETQLHSAAISGNRLLAERLIAQGHPVNVRDHAGWLPLHEACIHGRAEIVALLLDHGSHLNDKGGTSCDGITPLYDACSNGRLDVIELLLERGANATQRTDFGDTTLQVLNKWYIEQSSGSLSYEESAQYKRIHDVLVAKFDAAAIQTSPPAEVKTPKTQTQRANEKLRSTPVRETPPSALSSSVVSLTSLPRPRLTQTVSPPTNESASAIKHRNVLRNHDIDWVTSALTEWSDDDSDERESGSKSPVGLKEYCHAMNTLRKSNARESVTEPIEKARLANSPSKKRPAHMAKDEVDADDWLIDDMQQSAKRSRISHKLDNSIIEGQQLRRSSSFCSPPPERVPRVDDEPTTIQHHIEALYDSDTSEEYNFEELTRQTSPAPSPDAIDCNAFDVLIANSSKSFRRKRRRRNSSEHNYRRASGDQLSLLETGFQRTLITCLEEEENVEPFSLSPPDRSLSPTPCTEIAVESDIEMPVVEPEPWPSLEFTLDNGVSLTLSLTNVPEEKLTIGWLHKKLVGSYMMLHGKQPTIKIISVDDSPVEDSFADSDPLSALIPRSSVESMALNAQITGWKQINLEMFYTDYCHVHSLAIDEAFLEQLKAMDGATEIALQRFAVQKKPHSATILFASIFFQQDRLKELDLTMNGITDDQMADFVRYLPSCKQLRVLRLVNNSLTSRSVELLCLRNHQDDDVASRTTTTDTHVTPRAVALGDGLLTELDLSSNSLRSEGLIPLGVLCSMLPHLKILRIRSNLIYDFVPSEHPLIDVSRLTTFDISRNALTDRSVECLLQLLVDGQLQEAHLNHLPMFCPDFKPKLWQTIGTHQLDGLRLLNLSSCKLSDEELESTVLPTIEKCCKRLTHLDLSMNVWLTQQSFLALLRHCSRASNVLELVRFEFNVNLLSELETTVNSIDQLLQRIGFSPAAHYPTELVVMLPIRGYTDERRKLLLAFLGDFWQQLWPTRQSRIDRSETDGYLFTLSTTQRSVPET; from the exons ATGGCACATCAAGAGCAAA AATTGATAAAGAAGAAGTCCAAGTATGCAAATGAAGATAACTATGCCGCACTGGCGGAAACCTGCCAACGATTGGGAGAGCTCTACCAGGAACGCGAAGAACACCAGCGTGCGCTGAACGAATTCAAATTGGCGGCCAAGGCGTATGATAAACTGGATCGCCGTATGGACCGCGGGTTGGCGTATCGTATGGTCGGCGAGATGTACCTCATGATGGGCCAGTTCAAGGAGGCTCTCCAGAACGTACAGGCGTACATGCGGGCGGCCCAGCGTGAGGGAAATCGTAAGGAATTACAGCGAGCTCTTGTCACCATTGGACGTGTCCACCTACACCGGGCAGAATGTCAACCCAAGTCCAGCGCCGGGTCGGATCTCAAAGAAGCGGAGCGAGCGTTTCGCAAGAGCCTTACACTGTGCAAAGATCTTCATGGAAGCATCAGCAAGCACGATCTGATGGAAATGGAGGCCGGAATATACCTAAACCTAGGAATTACGCTCGATCGGCAAGACAAAGTGGACGATGCGCAAGAACACATGGAACGGGCCATAAAATTGGCTCGCGAGGCCGATCTGTTCGAGCTGCTACACACGTGCTACAACACCATGGCGCTGTCCGCTTCGCGTTGGGAACACGAGGACAGTGTACTGCACCACGGTAAAACGCTACGGTTGCTCAACCACGCCCAGGAGGTGGCCTCGAGGTTGCACAATCGGGCCTCGAAAATGTGCCAAACGCTCCTGCTGAAGTCGAACTTTTTTCTCCGGATGGGTGATTTTCAGAGTGCTCGGCAAACGCTTAAAAAGGCTTACCGCCTGAAGACGCCTGTCGCTGCTGATGCCGCACAGATCGAAAAACTTTTAAAGGTGTTGGTTGCGATGTGTCGGACAGAGGATGAGCTCGTCACGACTGAGTCGGCCAATTATGGACGTCGAAAAGCGCTCTACGAGCGCATGGGTGACGGTTCGTGCCAGTTGCGATTGTACGCGAAAGCCATCGACTACTACCGCCGGATGCTGGAGTGCGCTGAAGAGGCTGGCGAAGTTGGTGTGCAGCTGATACCCTGCTACGTGAGTCTTTATCAAACCTTCATCGACAACCGCCAGTATGAGGAAGCTCTCGAGTTTCTTTGGAAGGAGTACGGCGTGATTGCAGACGAGCCAAAGGAAGCATATCAAACGCTGATGCAAATTGCAAAGATTTACGAGCGTCAGAAAGCGCGACCGTTCTTCGACGCGGACGGTATCTATCGTCGAGCACGCTCTGAAGCACAAAAGCTTGGGTCACGGGAACTAGAGCGGACTGCATTGCAGCGAGCGATTAAGTTGCTTCGCAACAACGGCGCAGACATATTGGCGGATCAGCTGGAACAGGAGGCAATCGCAGCGGGCATTGAACTGACATCCGCCGCACTACCTGATAGTGAAGAATTACCGGACACCGAAGATTTACCGCCCATTGCGGCTGAGATGGGGGACGACGGAAATGAAGAGGAGGATGCACATGATACTCCTAACATTGGTGATAATATCCAGCTAGATGTCGATTTGTCCGACGATTCTGACAGTGAACAACAGTGGAACAGCAAGGCCCCAGCCAGCAGTGGTTCAAGGAGCACATCCGATCGCTCGGGGGCCACTCCCGGATCGCGAACACGCAAACGCGGAACAGCATTTGCGGTGCGCCGCAACAACAAGGGTGAAACGCAGCTGCACTCGGCGGCCATTTCTGGCAATCGGCTACTGGCGGAGCGACTGATTGCGCAGGGGCATCCGGTAAACGTGCGTGATCATGCCGGTTGGCTTCCACTGCATGAAGCTTGTATTCACGGGCGCGCCGAGATCGTAGCTCTACTGCTCGACCACGGGTCTCATTTGAATGACAAAGGCGGAACCAGTTGCGATGGCATTACGCCATTATACGATGCGTGCTCAAACGGACGATTGGACGTTATCGAACTGCTGCTTGAGCGAGGagccaacgcaacgcaacgtacCGATTTCGGCGACACGACCCTGCAAGTACTCAACAAATGGTACATTGAGCAAAGCTCGGGTAGTCTATCATACGAAGAAAGTGCGCAGTACAAACGCATTCATGATGTGTTAGTTGCAAAATTCGATGCAGCTGCCATACAAACGTCGCCTCCAGCGGAAGTAAAAACCCCTAAAACACAAACTCaaagagcgaacgaaaaacttCGCTCAACGCCGGTGCGTGAAACACCGCCCTCGGCTTTGAGTTCCTCTGTCGTTTCATTGACATCACTCCCACGACCGCGATTAACACAGACTGTAAGTCCACCAACGAATGAAAGTGCCTCTGCCATAAAGCATCGTAACGTCCTTCGAAATCACGACATTGATTGGGTTACCTCAGCTCTCACGGAATGGAGTGACGACGACTCCGACGAACGTGAATCTGGATCAAAATCTCCGGTCGGCTTAAAAGAGTACTGCCACGCAATGAACACGTTGCGAAAGTCGAATGCACGTGAATCCGTAACTGAGCCGATTGAAAAGGCGCGGCTAGCGAATTCACCATCTAAAAAGCGTCCAGCTCACATGGCAAAGGACGAGGTAGATGCCGATGATTGGCTTATCGACGACATGCAACAGTCGGCAAAACGAAGTCGCATCAGTCACAAACTGGACAACTCGATAATCGAAGGACAGCAGTTGAGACGATCCTCTTCCTTCTGTAGTCCTCCCCCGGAACGAGTTCCGAGGGTTGATGATGAGCCTACAACGATACAACATCACATCGAAGCATTGTATGATTCCGATACTTCAGAGGAGTATAACTTTGAAGAGTTGACGAGGCAAACTTCACCAGCTCCTAGTCCTGACGCTATCGACTGTAACGCATTCGACGTGCTGATTGCTAACTCGTCGAAAAGCTTTCGCCGCAAACGCCGACGACGAAATTCATCTGAACACAATTACAGGCGAGCTTCCGGCGATCAGCTATCTCTGCTCGAAACAGGTTTCCAGCGCACGCTGATCACCTGTCTGGAGGAGGAAGAAAACGTAGAACCGTTCTCGCTTTCGCCACCAGATCGTTCATTGAGTCCAACGCCATGCACCGAGATCGCGGTCGAAAGCGACATTGAGATGCCTGTAGTGGAACCCGAGCCGTGGCCATCATTGGAATTCACATTGGACAACGGGGTGTCCCTAACTTTATCCCTAACAAATGTGCCAGAAGAGAAGCTCACGATCGGTTGGCTGCACAAGAAGCTAGTTGGCTCGTACATGAT GTTACACGGTAAACAGCCTACCATAAAGATAATCTCTGTGGACGACAGCCCTGTGGAAGATTCCTTCGCCGATAGCGATCCGCTGAGTGCATTGATTCCGCGCAGTTCCGTAGAGAGTATGGCGCTCAACGCTCAGATAACCGGATGGAAACAAATAAACCTTGAAATGTTTTACACCGATTATTGTCACGTGCATAGTTTGG CGATCGATGAAGCATTCCtcgagcaactgaaagcgatGGATGGTGCGACGGAAATTGCTCTGCAACGGTTCGCCGTTCAGAAGAAACCACACTCGGCGACCATTCTTTTTGCATCGATTTTCTTCCAACAAGACCGCTTGAAGGAGTTGGATTTGACGATGAACGGAATCACAGACGACCAAATGGCAGACTTTGTACGCTACCTACCTTCCTGTAAGCAGTTGCGCGTACTCCGACTAGTCAACAACAGTCTGACCAGCCGCTCAGTCGAACTGCTTTGCCTACGAAATCAccaggatgatgatgttgcgtCTCGGACCACTACGACGGACACGCATGTGACGCCTCGAGCAGTGGCGTTAGGGGACGGTTTACTGACGGAACTGGACCTCAGTAGCAATTCACTACGAAGCGAGGGCCTAATACCACTCGGCGTTCTGTGTAGTATGTTGCCCCATTTAAAAATTCTGCGCATTCGATCGAATCTAATTTACGACTTCGTTCCCTCCGAGCACCCCTTAATCGACGTTAGTCGCTTGACAACGTTCGATATTTCAAGAAATGCGCTCACGGATCGCTCGGTAGAATGTCTGCTGCAGCTGTTGGTGGACGGTCAGTTACAGGAAGCTCACCTGAACCATCTGCCAATGTTCTGTCCGGACTTTAAGCCAAAACTCTGGCAAACGATCGGCACACATCAGCTCGATGGTTTGCGACTGCTGAACTTATCCAGTTGTAAACTGTCGGACGAGGAACTAGAGTCAACGGTACTGCCAACAATCGAGAAGTGCTGCAAGCGACTGACGCATCTGGACCTGTCGATGAACGTTTGGCTCACGCAACAGTCCTTCCTAGCTCTGTTGCGTCACTGTTCTAGGGCATCGAATGTGTTGGAGCTGGTGCGATTCGAGTTCAACGTAAATTTACTGTCCGAGTTGGAAACCACAGTTAATTCAATCGATCAACTTTTGCAACGCATCGGCTTCAGCCCGGCTGCACATTACCCAACAGAACTCGTTGTCATGCTGCCGATCCGTGGATACACAGATGAGCGACGCAAGCTACTCCTTGcatttttgggcgatttttgGCAGCAGCTTTGGCCAACGAGACAATCGCGCATAGACCGCTCCGAAACAGACGGTTATTTGTTTACTCTTAGTACTACTCAGCGTAGTGTACCGGAAACTTGA